One Pseudomonas tolaasii NCPPB 2192 genomic window carries:
- a CDS encoding AAA family ATPase has product MAKNNRNSPYSAQIGGASAPAKTANRVQLEKQVPMWSASFGNASKLYTGGALALDFSVDEAFLSKLVAHISDDDSKAFSTWIERFAQFCKDLGKRADTLLEEYEERWELTNQAGRKCDARMQQLDEREVVLGVQSEAQTLRQAEFERVQQRQAQADGELAQREREVMLREVNAESGFAEQNRQALMALEERQRVLGKQHDSELGLLQEEKKALNQELRQLARQLADVKFRCTEAEAARAEVLDTREDALAQREQQVEDITRRLNREWAAVKEAKANQQDQVAREMEQERDGFARELERVGTRERKAWAMVDKHAIELSELQLLKAQLGDQSATVLLDELSALREGNRMLRTRLDQSDAAQLQDDVDELRRQLADRDKQIADILPLYEKSKREVSMTRVAATDLESSERQRRVLEVHKTVLDAKLSELATTVEQLTKAQKTQTPFPAMSLMDTHKDYRAGAELEDVPALGQFAVELQHRIATAETSVHLFYPIEDIRVLLGGLAMSQLHVFQGISGTGKTSLAKAFAKAMGGFCTDIAVQAGWRDRDDLLGHYNAFERRFYEKDCLQALYKAQTPRWEDACNVVLLDEMNLSRPEQYFSEFLSALEKNDPNERLISLSETELPGAPLKLKNGREILVPNNVWFIGTANHDESTSELADKTYDRAHVMTLPKQDAQFDILPYEKKRYSFFSLYKTFNRACLLHEPLVKDLLGRLTRDEFTQQLASHFDLGWGNRFEKQALRFIPVMLETGASEGQALDHLLSTRVMRRGKVTGRYDVGTTDVTELMRALENFWKKANLKGDPTKSLDLLAADIKRREGHR; this is encoded by the coding sequence ATGGCCAAAAATAATCGTAACTCCCCTTATAGCGCCCAGATTGGCGGCGCATCCGCACCTGCCAAGACTGCTAATCGCGTGCAATTGGAGAAGCAGGTGCCAATGTGGAGCGCCTCCTTCGGAAACGCCTCCAAGCTGTATACCGGTGGGGCCCTGGCACTTGATTTTTCAGTGGATGAAGCCTTCTTGAGCAAGCTGGTCGCCCACATCAGCGATGACGACAGTAAGGCGTTTTCAACTTGGATCGAGCGCTTCGCCCAGTTCTGCAAGGACTTGGGCAAGCGCGCAGATACACTGCTCGAAGAGTATGAGGAACGCTGGGAACTGACCAACCAGGCCGGTAGGAAATGTGATGCGCGGATGCAACAGCTGGATGAGCGTGAGGTGGTTCTTGGCGTACAGAGTGAGGCCCAGACTCTTCGCCAGGCCGAGTTTGAACGCGTGCAGCAGCGGCAGGCGCAAGCTGATGGCGAACTGGCGCAGCGCGAGCGTGAGGTCATGCTGCGTGAGGTCAACGCCGAGTCAGGGTTTGCCGAGCAAAACCGCCAGGCGCTGATGGCCCTCGAAGAGCGCCAGCGTGTGTTGGGCAAACAGCATGACAGCGAACTTGGGCTGCTTCAGGAAGAAAAAAAGGCCCTGAACCAGGAGTTGCGCCAGCTCGCCAGGCAGCTCGCTGATGTGAAATTCCGTTGCACAGAAGCCGAGGCTGCCCGTGCTGAAGTGTTGGATACCCGTGAAGATGCGCTTGCACAACGCGAGCAGCAGGTGGAGGACATCACGCGCCGCTTGAACCGGGAGTGGGCAGCAGTCAAGGAGGCGAAGGCGAACCAGCAGGATCAGGTTGCGCGCGAAATGGAGCAGGAGCGCGACGGCTTCGCACGAGAGCTAGAACGCGTGGGAACGCGCGAGCGTAAGGCCTGGGCAATGGTGGATAAGCACGCAATTGAGCTGTCTGAGCTGCAATTGTTGAAAGCTCAGTTGGGGGACCAGTCGGCGACGGTTCTGCTCGACGAATTGAGTGCACTGCGTGAAGGCAACCGGATGCTGCGTACCCGCCTGGACCAATCCGACGCGGCGCAATTGCAGGACGATGTTGATGAGTTACGCCGGCAGCTCGCGGATCGGGACAAGCAGATTGCCGACATCCTTCCCTTGTACGAAAAGTCCAAGCGTGAAGTCAGCATGACGCGCGTTGCGGCTACTGACCTTGAATCAAGCGAGCGGCAACGACGCGTGCTGGAGGTGCATAAAACGGTGTTGGACGCCAAGCTCAGTGAGCTGGCTACCACCGTTGAGCAACTGACCAAGGCCCAGAAAACCCAGACACCATTCCCGGCCATGTCCTTGATGGACACCCACAAGGACTACCGTGCTGGCGCTGAGTTGGAGGACGTACCGGCCCTAGGGCAGTTTGCGGTTGAATTGCAGCACCGCATCGCCACCGCTGAAACCTCGGTCCACCTGTTTTACCCCATCGAAGACATTCGGGTGTTGCTGGGTGGCCTGGCCATGAGCCAGCTGCATGTGTTCCAAGGTATCAGCGGTACAGGTAAGACCAGTTTGGCCAAGGCCTTCGCCAAGGCCATGGGCGGCTTCTGCACTGATATCGCCGTACAAGCTGGTTGGCGTGATCGGGATGACTTGCTGGGGCATTACAACGCCTTTGAGCGGCGTTTTTATGAGAAGGACTGCCTGCAAGCCTTGTACAAGGCGCAGACCCCGCGCTGGGAAGACGCCTGCAACGTGGTGCTGTTAGACGAGATGAACTTGTCCAGGCCCGAGCAGTATTTTTCCGAGTTCCTTTCAGCGCTGGAGAAGAACGATCCCAACGAGCGCCTGATCAGCTTGTCTGAAACCGAGCTGCCGGGTGCGCCGCTCAAACTCAAGAACGGTCGGGAAATCCTGGTGCCAAACAACGTTTGGTTTATCGGTACCGCCAACCATGATGAATCCACCAGCGAATTGGCCGACAAAACCTATGACCGTGCCCATGTAATGACGCTGCCCAAGCAGGATGCGCAGTTTGACATCCTGCCTTACGAGAAGAAACGGTATTCATTCTTCTCGTTGTACAAAACCTTCAATCGGGCGTGCTTGCTCCATGAGCCGCTTGTAAAGGACTTGCTCGGCAGGCTGACCCGCGATGAGTTTACCCAGCAACTGGCCAGCCATTTTGATCTTGGCTGGGGCAACCGCTTTGAGAAACAGGCACTGCGGTTTATTCCGGTCATGCTGGAGACCGGAGCGAGTGAGGGCCAGGCCCTCGACCATCTGTTGTCCACTCGAGTGATGCGCAGGGGCAAGGTCACGGGGCGTTACGATGTTGGCACCACCGATGTTACGGAGTTGATGCGGGCGCTGGAAAACTTCTGGAAGAAGGCGAACCTCAAGGGCGATCCGACCAAATCCCTGGACCTGCTGGCGGCGGACATAAAGCGCCGGGAAGGGCATCGTTGA